A genomic window from Winogradskyella sp. J14-2 includes:
- a CDS encoding FtsW/RodA/SpoVE family cell cycle protein, with protein MQNIFSQIKGDRAIWAIVTLLAIFSFLPVYSAASNLAYVGGTGNTFSFFVKHFMHLSLGFAIMYAVHKIPYRYFKGLSMVLIPVVLVLLLITILQGSTNSQGTNTSRWIQIPIVNMSFQTSTFAAVVLMVYVARYLSKIREKSVSFKDTILPLWGPVFFVLILILPANFSTTAIIFTMVMMLAFIGGYPIKYLAVIIGSGLLALVLFILVAKAFPDAMPNRVDTWMSRIENFANGEDTEADYQIEKAKIAIATGIKPLGPGKSVQKNFLPQSSSDFIFAIIIEEYGLFGGIFLLIMYSWLLFRIVVVSQKADTTFGMLLVLGVGLPIVFQALINMAVAVELFPVTGQTLPLISSGGTSIWMTCMAIGIILSVSAKRQEIKENEVLEGDNPLDILSETI; from the coding sequence GTGCAAAATATTTTTTCACAAATAAAAGGAGATAGAGCAATTTGGGCAATAGTAACGCTATTGGCGATATTCTCATTTTTACCAGTTTATAGTGCTGCCAGTAATTTGGCATATGTTGGTGGTACAGGTAATACTTTTTCTTTTTTTGTGAAACACTTTATGCACCTTTCCTTAGGCTTTGCAATAATGTATGCAGTTCATAAAATTCCGTATAGGTATTTTAAAGGACTTTCTATGGTGTTGATTCCTGTAGTTTTAGTACTTCTTCTCATTACAATTTTACAAGGGTCAACTAACAGTCAAGGCACAAACACAAGCCGTTGGATACAAATTCCAATTGTAAATATGTCCTTTCAGACATCGACATTTGCGGCAGTTGTTTTAATGGTTTATGTGGCGCGATACCTTTCAAAGATTAGAGAGAAAAGTGTAAGTTTTAAAGACACTATTTTACCACTTTGGGGACCAGTATTTTTTGTTCTAATTCTCATTCTTCCTGCTAATTTTTCTACAACAGCAATCATTTTTACTATGGTAATGATGCTGGCATTCATAGGTGGTTATCCAATAAAGTATCTCGCAGTAATAATTGGTTCAGGTTTGTTGGCTTTGGTGCTATTTATTTTGGTGGCGAAGGCATTTCCAGATGCCATGCCAAATCGTGTAGATACATGGATGAGCAGAATTGAAAATTTTGCAAATGGCGAAGACACAGAGGCAGACTATCAAATTGAAAAAGCAAAAATTGCAATTGCAACAGGAATAAAGCCATTGGGTCCAGGAAAAAGTGTTCAGAAAAACTTTTTACCACAATCATCATCAGATTTCATATTCGCAATCATCATTGAAGAGTATGGTTTGTTTGGTGGTATTTTTTTATTGATAATGTACTCTTGGCTGTTGTTTAGAATTGTTGTGGTGTCGCAAAAAGCTGATACCACTTTCGGTATGTTGTTGGTGCTTGGTGTTGGCCTGCCAATTGTGTTTCAGGCCTTAATTAATATGGCAGTTGCAGTTGAATTATTTCCGGTTACAGGACAAACATTGCCATTAATAAGTAGTGGAGGTACGTCCATTTGGATGACTTGTATGGCAATAGGAATAATATTAAGTGTGAGTGCAAAACGCCAGGAAATAAAAGAAAATGAAGTTTTGGAAGGTGATAATCCTTTAGATATTTTAAGTGAAACAATTTAA
- the murG gene encoding undecaprenyldiphospho-muramoylpentapeptide beta-N-acetylglucosaminyltransferase, giving the protein MSNYKFILSGGGTGGHIYPAIAIANELKSRYPNAEFLFVGASDRMEMDKVPQAGYTIEGLWISGIQRKLTLKNLMFPFKLMTSLLRSRKIIKTFKPDVVIGTGGFASGPLLQMATSKGVPCLIQEQNSYPGITNKLLGKKVDTICVAYDGLDKFFPKEKLKLTGNPIRKELLAVKGRHIEGKDAFNLIHSKHTLLVLGGSLGARRINELIEANLDFFEAQNVQLIWQCGKLYYDKYKQYNDLKHVQVHTFLNNMDMAYAAADVIISRAGAISVSELCIVGKPTIFIPSPNVAEDHQTKNALAVAEKNAAILIKESDLDNDFQKHFSELITNEEKQTELSKNIEALALVNATNDIVDEVEKLLNKAHLPSSLGKKLKENE; this is encoded by the coding sequence ATGAGTAATTATAAATTCATATTGTCAGGAGGCGGTACAGGAGGTCATATTTATCCTGCTATCGCTATTGCTAACGAATTAAAATCGCGTTATCCAAATGCTGAATTTTTATTTGTAGGTGCCTCTGACCGTATGGAAATGGATAAGGTGCCTCAGGCTGGTTATACAATTGAAGGACTATGGATTTCTGGTATTCAAAGAAAATTGACGCTGAAGAATTTAATGTTTCCTTTTAAGTTAATGACAAGCTTATTGAGATCTAGAAAAATCATAAAAACCTTCAAGCCTGATGTGGTCATAGGTACTGGTGGATTTGCAAGCGGACCATTATTGCAAATGGCAACGTCCAAAGGTGTACCGTGTTTAATACAAGAGCAGAATTCGTATCCTGGAATTACTAATAAATTGTTAGGTAAGAAAGTAGATACGATCTGTGTGGCTTATGATGGTTTGGATAAATTCTTTCCAAAAGAAAAATTAAAGCTTACTGGTAACCCAATAAGAAAAGAGTTGTTAGCTGTAAAAGGTAGGCATATTGAAGGTAAAGATGCTTTTAATCTTATTCATAGTAAACATACATTGTTGGTGTTAGGCGGTAGTCTTGGCGCAAGACGTATCAATGAGTTGATTGAGGCGAATCTCGATTTTTTTGAAGCCCAAAATGTACAGCTTATTTGGCAGTGTGGTAAGTTGTATTACGATAAATACAAGCAGTATAATGATTTAAAACATGTTCAGGTGCATACCTTTCTAAATAATATGGATATGGCATATGCGGCTGCAGATGTTATTATTTCTAGAGCTGGAGCTATTTCAGTTTCTGAACTTTGTATCGTTGGTAAGCCAACCATTTTTATACCATCGCCTAATGTGGCAGAAGATCATCAAACAAAGAATGCGCTTGCTGTCGCGGAAAAAAATGCAGCGATTTTAATAAAGGAGAGTGATTTAGATAATGACTTTCAGAAGCATTTTTCTGAATTAATTACTAATGAAGAAAAACAGACAGAACTTAGTAAAAATATTGAAGCCTTAGCATTGGTGAATGCAACCAACGATATTGTTGATGAGGTTGAAAAATTATTGAATAAAGCCCATCTTCCGTCTT